The following is a genomic window from Marinococcus sp. PL1-022.
GAAGAAAATGAAAGTGAAGAAGAGAAAGGTGAAACAAACGAAAATACTAAATTTGAACAAGAAGAATTGAAATATAAAAACGATGAAATTGTCGCTCCAACAGTTAAAATTTTAAGAAAAAGAAGAGAAAACCAATGAAAATAATGAGGTGCTAGCTTATTGATGGATAATGAAAAATTGTCATTTTATAAGGTGACAGAGATAATAGACGAAGAAACGTTAGAACTTATAGAAGATACGAAAGAAGTGTTCGAAAAACATATTCCTTATTATAAATATATAATTTTAATTTCAAATTTTTTAGGAAGAAAAAGAATGGAAAAGACTTTATTGGGAGCGGGAGATTTTCTCAGTAATGGAAAGGGTTATACTGAAAAGGAAAAAACAAAATTAAAAAATCATTTAGAAAAAAGAGAATTGTTAAGAGAAGTTACTTCACTTTTTTTAGATAAAGCTCAACAAGTTTATTCTGAAAAAGTAGCTCGTATTTTGGGAGTTTACCTTGGAATGGTGGTAGCAGAGAATTTGGAAAGTGAACATCAAACTGCAATATTTCTACAAGCATTATCTTCATTAAATGACTATGACATAGAATATTTTATAAAGGCTTACGATTTTATGATGCATCCTGAAACGAAAAGAGCTGTTTCTGCAGCAGAAATTATCTTTAGAAAAATTGAAGACCCTGACTATCCTTTTCCAAATAAAGATATTTCATCTATTCATAGTTGTGAAGCTTCTTTAAATAAATTGCATTCAGTACAATTATTAAAAACAGAAATTTTAATGAGAGATGATGTGGTATCTTTCAAAACAAATGCATACTCTAAGAGCTTTTATAAGCTATTAAAAAAATACGAGGAGTTGACGTGAATTAATTTTTTCTAATTGTTACATCTGTCAGCTTTTAGAAAGGTGATTAAGCAAATCAATAAATATAGAAAAAATTTACCAACTAAAAAGATAAAATCTGTAGCTGTATATTTACGGAAAAGCTGTCAAGACAGTACACATGACTTTAAACAACATTATCTTGTTTTAATCGAAGAAATAGAAACTAACTTTGAAGAAGGACGTGCTAATTTAATAGAAACTAAGCCTCTTCTTTTAGAAGTTGAAAAAAGAAAATTAGATAAAGAAAAAGAAATTTTAAAATTAGAAAATGAACTTAAGTTAATACGAAAAGAAAATCTTTTTAGTAAAATTCAAACATGCGAAAATTATTTTCATTTGATAGATAAAGAAACAGAGAATAAAAAAATCAATAAAATTTATAAAACTTTTATTAAAGAGATTGTTTTCACAAAAAATAAAAACGAAATTGATATAAAAATTAATTTCTTTAACGATTAGTTAGTCCTTTTAAAGCTTCATCGTAGTCGTTAATTAACTGATTATAAATTATATCGTACTCACTTTCTTTCGAGTTATAATAGGATCTATAAACTTTCATTTTATTACCAGTAGCTGATTTTGATTTTAAACCCGAAAACATCTTTTAATTTCTTTAATGCAAATTTTCGCATAATTCGTTCCTTTCTCATTATTGTCATATTGTTTTGACAAAAAAATTCGTTGCAAAAATAAAAGTTGACCTTACCATTAAAAAGGAGCGATTTAGTTGTATATTCAAAAGTTAAAGATCGAAAATTATAGAAATTTAGATGGTTTAGAAATTAAATTTCACGAAGAAATTACATTCATAGTAGGAGAAAACAACTTAGGGAAATCTAATGTACTTTCATTAATCAATACTATTTTTAATTATCCTTCATTTAAATTTGAAGATTTTTCGAATAAAGAAAAAGAAATAAATATTTATCTGTCATTAATGTTAAATGACGAAGAAAAAGGTATGTTCGATGATTTTTTTGATCCTGAAAATAACAATAGATTGAATTTAATTGTTTCACAAGAATCTCCGGACGAAAATATTGAATTTAAGCATGAAGAATCTGAGACAAGATTATCAAATAATGTTTTGAAAAAAGTTTTACATATTAATTATAACTCTTCTGTTAGAAGTCCTACTAATGAATTGAATTTTGAAAAAGGTAGAGGTACAGGGAAATTTCTAAAATTCATAATAAAAAAATATAAAGAAGATATTAATGCTGATGAATTAGATTATGTAAATCAAGAAAAATTGAATGACCTTACGAAGTATACTAACGACATAATAAAGAAATTAAATAGCTTTAATGGTTTTGATATTAAGGCAAGTATACATAATGAAGCTGAAGATTTGTTATCAAGAATCTTGGTACTAACGGATTCAGAAGAACTTGATGTGCAGTCAAGTGGTCATGGAGTACAATATTCTTTAATCATAGGGTTGGCTATACTTGAGCGATTAAGTAGTTTAAATTCAAAAAAATTGAATGAAATGCTATATAAGAATGTTATTGATGATAACGCATTGTCTACAATATTTACGTTGGATGAGCCAGAAATACATCTGCATCCATATATGCAACGTTCATTGATTAAAAATGTATTCAATATTGTTCATAATAGGGATTCTAATTTCAAAAGCTTACTTAAAAGTCTTTTTAATATTGAAGAGCTTAATGGACAAGTAATAGTTGTTACTCATTCGCCTAATATTTTGTTAAATAATTATAATCAAATAATTAGATTTCACAGAAAGAATGATAAGCTTCAAGTTTTTAATGGTGCAGATTTGAATTTAAGTGAAAAAAATGAGAAGCATTTAATGATGAATATGCAATATATAAAAGAAATATTCTTTGCAAAATATGTGGTTATAGTAGAAGGTGACAGCGAATATGGAGCTATGGAAATTTTTGCAGATCGTTTAGGTATCGATTTAGATAGCCAAGGAATAAGTATACTCAAAGCTGACGGCGCAGAATCAATAACGCCTTTGATTGTATTACTAAAACATTTTGGTATAAACAGTGTGGGTGTGATGGATAAAGATAAGTATGGTGATGGCAAAAAGTATAGCGAATTTAAAAATTTGTTTTCCACTAAAACTAAAGATTTCGAAGAAGAGATATTCAGCATTTGCGAAGAAAAAGATAATTTAGAAATTATCTTTGATATAGTTAAAAACAATGATGATAAGGGTTTAAGGTATTCAGTCCAGAAAAGCAAATTAGTGAAAACCGCTAAGTCGTACGGTATTGATATAAGTAATATTGAAATTAAAGACTATCGATTTAATGAAATAGGTAATAACAGGGTATTACTGAAGTTAATGTTTTTCGCATGGGGTGATTCCAACAAATCAGTAGTTTTAGGAAAAGGAATTGCTGATAATTTGAACTCAGAATTAATTCCAACCGTTTACAAGGAAGCATTAGAATCAGCAAAAGGAGGGTTTTCTTGGGAATAATAGACACAAAAAATACAATTAATGAGATGCATTCCGGCGATAAAGAACAATTAGAAGCCATATATTCCGTTTCCAATCGCTTATTAATAGAGGCGCCGGCTGGGTATGGGAAAACAAGAACAATAATAAGTAAAGTTGCTTATGCACTAACAAA
Proteins encoded in this region:
- a CDS encoding ATP-dependent nuclease — protein: MYIQKLKIENYRNLDGLEIKFHEEITFIVGENNLGKSNVLSLINTIFNYPSFKFEDFSNKEKEINIYLSLMLNDEEKGMFDDFFDPENNNRLNLIVSQESPDENIEFKHEESETRLSNNVLKKVLHINYNSSVRSPTNELNFEKGRGTGKFLKFIIKKYKEDINADELDYVNQEKLNDLTKYTNDIIKKLNSFNGFDIKASIHNEAEDLLSRILVLTDSEELDVQSSGHGVQYSLIIGLAILERLSSLNSKKLNEMLYKNVIDDNALSTIFTLDEPEIHLHPYMQRSLIKNVFNIVHNRDSNFKSLLKSLFNIEELNGQVIVVTHSPNILLNNYNQIIRFHRKNDKLQVFNGADLNLSEKNEKHLMMNMQYIKEIFFAKYVVIVEGDSEYGAMEIFADRLGIDLDSQGISILKADGAESITPLIVLLKHFGINSVGVMDKDKYGDGKKYSEFKNLFSTKTKDFEEEIFSICEEKDNLEIIFDIVKNNDDKGLRYSVQKSKLVKTAKSYGIDISNIEIKDYRFNEIGNNRVLLKLMFFAWGDSNKSVVLGKGIADNLNSELIPTVYKEALESAKGGFSWE